A part of Streptantibioticus cattleyicolor NRRL 8057 = DSM 46488 genomic DNA contains:
- a CDS encoding 3-oxoacyl-ACP synthase III family protein codes for MDTRLPIGIVSTGSHLPDAVVGNDEIAARTGVTAEWIERTTGVRERRRAAPYEATSDLAAVAAERAIEQAGLAAGQLSCLVVATCTSDHPQPATAAVVGRLIGARRAVAFDVNATGGGFLCGYAAAERMLRGEPAGSYALVVGADVCSRLAGPADPRGAALLGDGAGAVVLGRVPAGQGTLATVLSGCADGSGAVAEPAPEDRAPHENAGYLTTAGPGGRAVAVRRLRQAVERALRTSGRRPHEVRHFVPQQCDGALLDAVWPRLGLDAGYLHLALSRHGNTGSASIPLTLDKVHREGLLSEDDLVLLCGLGGGGPAGSVLLRWTATRYARSASGGLASFLRHRLPAPAAPDRHGPAVPAAGLRAARPA; via the coding sequence ATGGACACCCGGCTCCCCATCGGCATCGTCAGCACCGGTTCCCATCTGCCCGACGCCGTCGTGGGCAACGACGAGATCGCCGCCCGCACCGGGGTGACGGCCGAGTGGATCGAGCGGACGACCGGCGTCCGCGAACGGCGCCGGGCGGCGCCCTACGAAGCGACGTCGGACCTGGCCGCGGTCGCCGCCGAGCGCGCGATCGAGCAGGCCGGACTCGCCGCCGGCCAGCTGTCCTGCCTGGTGGTGGCGACCTGCACCTCCGACCACCCGCAGCCGGCCACCGCCGCCGTGGTGGGCCGGCTGATCGGCGCCCGGCGGGCCGTCGCCTTCGACGTCAACGCCACCGGCGGCGGATTCCTGTGCGGTTACGCCGCCGCCGAACGGATGCTGCGCGGCGAACCGGCCGGGTCCTACGCGCTCGTGGTCGGCGCCGACGTCTGCTCCCGCCTGGCCGGCCCGGCCGATCCGCGCGGCGCGGCGCTCCTCGGCGACGGCGCCGGAGCGGTGGTGCTCGGCCGGGTCCCCGCGGGCCAGGGCACCCTCGCCACCGTGCTGTCGGGGTGCGCGGACGGATCCGGCGCGGTGGCCGAGCCGGCGCCGGAGGACCGCGCGCCGCACGAGAACGCCGGTTACCTGACCACGGCCGGGCCGGGCGGACGCGCGGTGGCCGTCCGGCGGCTGCGGCAGGCGGTGGAGCGGGCGCTGCGCACGTCCGGGCGCCGCCCCCACGAGGTGCGCCACTTCGTCCCGCAGCAGTGCGACGGCGCGCTGCTGGACGCGGTGTGGCCGCGGCTGGGCCTGGACGCCGGTTATCTGCACCTCGCCCTGAGCCGGCACGGCAACACCGGTTCGGCGTCCATCCCGCTCACCCTGGACAAGGTCCACCGCGAGGGGCTGCTGTCCGAGGACGACCTGGTGCTGCTGTGCGGCCTCGGGGGCGGCGGGCCGGCCGGGTCGGTGCTGCTGCGCTGGACCGCCACGCGGTACGCCCGCTCGGCCTCCGGCGGCCTGGCGTCCTTCCTGCGCCACCGTCTGCCGGCCCCCGCCGCGCCCGACCGGCACGGGCCGGCGGTCCCGGCGGCCGGCCTTCGCGCGGCGCGTCCGGCGTGA
- a CDS encoding response regulator transcription factor, protein MRLLIVEDERRLAVTLARGLVADGFAVDVAHDGVQGLHMAATGTYDLVVLDLMLPGMSGYRVCARLRVDGDTTPILMLTAKDGEYDEAEGLDTGADDYLTKPFSYVVLLARIRALLRRRTRGGTPVLRLGTLTVDPAARRCFREDREVPLTAKEFAVLEHLAVHAGQVVSKAEILDHVWDFAYDGDPNIVEVYISALRRKIDAPFGRRSITTARGAGYRLAADGG, encoded by the coding sequence ATGCGGCTGCTGATCGTCGAGGACGAGCGGCGCCTGGCCGTGACGCTGGCCAGGGGCCTGGTGGCGGACGGTTTCGCGGTGGACGTCGCGCACGACGGGGTGCAGGGGCTGCACATGGCGGCGACCGGCACGTACGACCTGGTGGTCCTGGACCTGATGCTGCCCGGCATGAGCGGCTACCGGGTCTGCGCCCGGCTGCGGGTCGACGGCGACACCACGCCGATCCTGATGCTCACCGCCAAGGACGGCGAGTACGACGAGGCGGAGGGGCTGGACACCGGCGCCGACGACTACCTGACGAAGCCGTTCTCCTACGTGGTGCTGCTGGCCAGGATCCGGGCGCTGCTGCGGCGCCGTACCCGGGGCGGCACCCCGGTGCTGCGGCTGGGCACGCTGACCGTGGACCCGGCGGCCCGGCGCTGCTTCCGGGAGGACCGCGAGGTGCCGCTGACCGCCAAGGAGTTCGCGGTGCTGGAGCATCTGGCGGTCCACGCCGGCCAGGTGGTCTCCAAGGCCGAGATCCTCGACCACGTGTGGGACTTCGCCTACGACGGCGACCCCAACATCGTCGAGGTGTACATCAGCGCGCTGCGCCGGAAGATCGACGCGCCGTTCGGCCGCCGGTCGATCACCACGGCGCGCGGCGCCGGGTACCGGCTGGCGGCCGACGGTGGCTGA